GGCGCCGCCCTCTGGGACGAGGTGAAGGACCGCCTCCACGAAAGCGGCCTCGGCCTCTCCGGCGGACAGCAACAGCGCCTCTGCATCGCCCGCGCCATCGCCGTCGGGCCGGAAATCATCCTCATGGACGAGCCCTGCTCCGCGCTTGACCCCATCGCCACCGCCAAAATCGAGGAGCTTATCCACGAGCTCAAGCGCCGCTACACCATCATCATCGTGACCCACTCCATGCAGCAGGCGGCCCGCTGCTCCGACTTCACCGCCTTCTTCTACCTCGGCCGCCTCATCGAGCACGCCGACACCCGCACCATCTTCATGAGCCCGTCCAATCCGCAAACCGAGGCCTACGTCAGCGGCCGCTTCGGCTGACCCGCCGCCTCGCCTCCTTCATCTTTATTCTTTCCTCTTTATCTTTCTCTTTCCTTCCTCTCCCGAATCCTCCGCTCTCTACGAGGGAAAGAAGAAAGATAAAGAGGAAAGAATAAAGAAAGCAACCGGGCTTCCGGTCCTCATTCCACTACACACTCCGAACTACGCATTCTCCCATGAAACGCTTCTTCGACACCGAGCTCGAAACCTTCCGCTCCCAGCTTGTCCTCATGGGCGAGAAGGCCATTGAGCACGTCCGTCTCGCGCTCCGCGCGCTCACCGAGTCTGACGCCGTCCTGGCGCAAAACGTCATCTCCGCCGACGACGAGATCGACCAGCTCGAAATCGCGATCGACGACGAGGCCGTGCGCTACATGAACCTCCGCGCGCCCATCGCCACCGACCTGCGCCTCGTCATCGTCGGCATGAAGGCCTCGCACGACCTCGAACGCGTCGGTGACGAGGCCACCGGCATCGCGAAGCGCGCCATCCGCCTCGCCGCCGAGCCCCCGCTCAAGCCCTATGTCGATATCCCCCGCATGTCATCCATCGCGCTCGAAATGCTCCGCGACGCGCTCGACTGCTTCCTCGAGGCCGACAACCAGGTCAAGGCGCTCTCCGTCATCCGCCGGGACCCCGAAGTCGATCAACTCAACAAGCAACTCTACCGCGAGCTGAGCAGTTTCATGATCGAGCGCCCCGATACCATCAGCCGCGCGCTGGAACTGATGTTCATTTCCAAGTCCCTCGAACGCATCGCCGACCACGCGACGAACATCGCCGAGGAAATGGTCTACCTGGCCCAGGCCCGCGACATCCGCCACGCCCCGGAATTGAAGAAAACGTAACCCTTCCCGCCCGCCCGGTCGTTCCCGTTCTCTTGCTTGTTCTCTCTTCTTCTTTCGTGAGGTTTCGAAAACGAGGAATGGGCAGGGGAACGAGAACGATCGGGCGCCATTCTTTATTCTTTTGCCCGTCGCGCATACCTGCTTCCATGCGGGGCTTATGCGCATCGTCATCCTAGGTTCCGGACGCGGCAGCAATGCCGCCGCCATCCTCGAAGCCGCCGGTCAGAATCGTCTGGGCCGGGCTCGTGTCGTCCAGATTTTTTCCGACAAACCCGGTGCCGGCATCCTCGCGCTCGGCCCGCGCTTTGGCGTGCCTGCGGCCCACCTCGACCCCGGTCCATTCAAGACCAAATTCGACGAAGCCGGCGAGACCCGCTACATCGAATCCATTCGCACCCTCGATCCCGGCCTCGTCGTCCTCGCCGGCTTCATGCGCATCCTCAAGCCCCGGTTCATCGACGCCTTTTCCCGCAAGATCATCAATCTCCACCCCAGCCTCCTGCCCAGCTTCCCCGGCCTCGACGGGATCGGCCAGGCCTGGCGGCGCGGCGTGAAAATCACCGGCTGCACCGTCCACTACGTCACCGCCGAGGTGGACGGAGGCCCCATCATCGACCAGTCCGCCGTTCGTATCGAAGAATCGGATACACTGGAAACGCTCGAACAGAAAATCCACTCCGCCGAGCACGCCCTCCTTCCCTCCGTCATCGCGCGGCTGAGCGCCCCCCCCTCGCAATAAGTCTCCCCGCTATCTTTCTTCTTTCCTCTTTATCTTTCTCTTTCTCCATCGCGCCCCGGAGACAGGGAGAAAGATAAAAGAGAAAGAATGAAGAGGAAAGAAAACGGACCAAGCCATGTCCCCCATCCTCATCGTCGAAGACGAGCCCGCCATCGCCGACACGCTCATTTACGCCCTCCGCACCGAGGGCTTCGAGCCGGTTTGGCGCGGCACGGGGCGCGAGGCGCTTGCCGCGCTCGATGCGCGCCTCTTCGCGCTCGTCATCCTCGACGTGGGCCTGCCCGACGCCAACGGCTTCGAACTCTGCAAGACCATCCGCGCCCGTTCGTCCACCCCCGTGCTTTTCCTGACGGCGCGCAGCGACGAAATCGACCGCATCGTCGGACTCGAGATCGGCGGTGACGACTATGTCACCAAGCCCTTCAGCCCCCGCGAGGTCAGCGCCCGGGTGAAGGCAATCCTGCGCCGCGCGAAACCCCGTGCCGCCGGGGACGCGCACGGAAGTCCCGCCGCCGTCGCCGCGCCTCCCGCCTCCGCGCCTCCGCCGGTTTTCGAACACGACGGCGACCGTTGCGAAATCCGCTTCCACGGTGCGCGCCTCGACCTCACGCGCTACGAATACCGCCTCCTGAAAGCACTCCTCTCCCACCCCGGGCGAGTCTTCTCGCGCGACGAACTCATGACCCGCGCCTGGGAGGACCCCGGCGCGAGTCTCGACCGCACGGTGGATGCGCACATCAAGACCCTCCGCTCCAAACTCCGCGCCTCCTCCTCCGGCGCCGACCCGATCCAGACTCATCGCGGCCTGGGCTACTCGCTGCGGGAAATATAAAAGCATCTTTCTCTTTATTCTTTATCTTTCCTCTTTCTCCCCTGCTTTCACCAGCATCCCCAAAGCCCCATCCAGAGAAAGATAAAGAGGAAAGAATAAAGAGAAAGACACGGAACCCATGACTATCCGCACCCGCATTCTCCTCGTTTACCTGCTGATTGTCGGAGGCGGTTTTTATTATCTCCTCCAGCGCAGCCTCGACGGGCTCGCCCCGCGCTACCTTGAGTCGATGGAGGAATCGCTCGCGGACACCGTCAACATCCTCGCCTCCGCCATCGAAGGCGTCACCGACTCCGATGTCATCGACCCGGCGCGGCTCCAGTCCCTGTTCGACGGGGCCTACGACCGCCGCTTCGAGGCGCTCATCTACACGATGACCAAGACCCGCGTGGACCTCCGCGTCTATGTCACCGACGCCGCCGGACGCGTCATCTACGATTCCGCCGGACGCGACACCGGCGCGGATTTTTCCACCTGGCTCGACGTCTCCAAGACGCTCCGCGGCGAATACGGCGCGCGCGCCACCCACGAGCGTCGCGGCGACCCGTCTTCATTCGTCATCTACATCGCCGCGCCGGTGAAATCCCGCGCCGATCCCGCCCGCGCCATCGGCGTCGTCTCCGTCGGCAAACCCACGGCCAGCATCAATGCCCTCGTCGAGGCCGCGCGCAAACGCATGTTTGTCGCCGGGCTCATCGGCGGCGGGCTGATCCTCGCCGTCGGCATCGCCTTCTCCATCTGGATCACGACGCCCGTCACGCGCCTCACCGCCTACGCCCGCGCCGTGCGCGACGGGCGCCCCGCCTCGCTCCCGCGCCTCGCCGGGCGCGAAGTCGGCGAGCTTCGCCAAGCCTTTGAGGAAATGCGCGCCGCGCTCGAGGGCAAAACCTACGTCGAGCGCTACGTGCAGACCCTCACCCACGAGATCAAATCCCCGCTCTCCGCCATCCGCGGCGCCGCCGAGATCCTCGCGGAAAATCCCCCGCCCGACGCGCACGACCGCTTCGTCGGCAACATCCGCACCGAGACCGCCCGCGTCCAGCGCATCGTCGACCAGCTCCTCCAGCTCGCCGCGCTCGAATCGCGCAAGGCCCGCGCCGAATCCGCGCACATCGACCTCGCCGCCATCGCCCGCGAGTGCGCCGCCGCCGCGGAGCCAGCCGCGCAAGCCCGCGGCATCGCGCTCTCGCTCGACGCCGCGCCCGCGCCGCTGCGCGGCGACAAAAACCTCCTCGCCCAGGCGCTTTCCAATCTCCTGCAAAACGCGATCGAGTTCACGCCCGCCGGCGGCCGCATCGCTTTCACCGTCGCGCCCGACCCGCAAACCCGCGAGGTCTTCGCGCGCGTCGAGGACACCGGTCCCGGCATTCCCGATTATGCCGCCGGACGCCTCTTCGATCGTTTCTATTCGCTGCCGCGTCCCGGCAGCGGCGCGAAAAGCACCGGGCTCGGGCTCAGCCTTGTCCGCGAGATCGCACATCTGCACAGCGGCGAAATCGCCGTCGCCAACCGTCCCGACGGCATACCCGGCACCCGCGCCGAACTGCGCCTGCCGCGCCGCGCCGTCTGATATCATTTCCGCCCGAAATTTATCTTTTAGGTAGGGCGAGGCGTCCCGCCGAGCCGCGGCTCAGCCGGAGGCTTCGCCCTACCGTGATCAGGTCTATAAAGGGTTCGAAAATGGCATGCTCAAAGAAGAACCTCGCCGCCGCTCCGATATTGCGCAGTCAGGAGCGCGGACATTCCTGTCCGCAACGGACACGTGCGGGCAGGAATGCCCGCATCAAAAAAACGGCGGCAAGGAACCGTTGTCGCGCAGCCCGCTCAGCCAAAGATTTCCTCGGGCTTGAAGAAACGCGCGATCTCGATCCTGCCGTTCTCGACGCTGTCCGACGCATGCACGACATTCACCGTCGATCCGGTGCCGAAATCGCCGCGAATCGTGCCCTTCGGGGCCTTCGTCGCATCGGTCGGCCCGAGCATCTCGCGCACGCGGCCAATCGCGCCTTTGCCCTCAAGCGCCATCACGATGACCGGGCGCGAGTTCATGAAATGCTCCAGGTTCGGATAAAACGGCCTGTCCGCCACGTGCGCGTAATGCTCGCGCAACAACTCCGGCGTGAGCCGTATCATCTTGATGCCGAGAATGGTGAAATCCGCGCGCTCGAAACGATCGAGCACCGTGCCCACGAGCTTCTTCTCCATGCAGTCAGGTTTGAAAATAATCAGCGTTCTTTGCATAAACGGAGCACCTTACGCATGACGCCCGGACGTGGGAAGCCAATTTAAGGACACGGTGTTCAAAACGATGTGAAAGCGACATTGTAGGGCTCGACCTTGCGTCGAGCCGCAAGCGGGCTGAGAGGCGGCGGAATCCCTTGATGATTTGGTGCGTTGTCTGGCTGGCGCGGCCTGACGCAAGGTCAGGCCCTACGGACGTGCCGTCACTGCATTGAAAGCATCCGGCAAAATCCGCCGCGCCGCTCAAATCGTCACTTCCTGGCGCGCCTTCTCGGCCAGCGCGGTGCTCAGGTAGCGTTCGCCGAAACTGCATCCGACCGTGACGATGTTTTTCCCGGCAAACTCCGGGCGGCTCGCCACGCGCAGCGCGGCCCACACATTCGCCCCGGTGGAGATGCCGCCGAGAATGCCTTCCTGCAACGCGAGCTGCCGGGCCGTCTCAAAAGCGTCGTCGTCCGTCACGGTCACCACTTCGTCGATGATCGCCGTGTTGCAGTTCTTCGGGACGAAACCCGCGCCGATGCCCTGGATCTTGTGGCGTCCGGGCTTGCCGCCGGACAGCACCGGGCTCGCCGCCGGCTCCACCGCGAAGGCCTTCATCGGATGGCGCGACTTGATGACCTCCGCCACGCCCGTAATCGTGCCGCCGGTGCCCACGCCCGCAACAAAGGCGTCCACTTTGCCCTCGAGCGCGCTCCAGATTTCTTCCGCCGTCGTGCGGCGGTGCACCTCGGGATTGGCCGGATTTTCAAATTGCTGCGGCATGAACGCCCGCGCGCCATATTGCGCCATGAGCTCGCCCGCGCGGCGAATGGCGCCGGGCATGCCCTCCGCGCCCGGCGTGAGCACGATTTCCGCGCCAAGCATGCGCAGCAGCACGCGCCGCTCGATGGACATCGTCTCGGGCATGGTGAGGATGAGTTTGTATCCGCGTTGCGAACACACGAAGGCGAGCGCGATGCCGGTGTTGCCCGACGTGGGCTCGATCACGACCGAGCCCGGCTTGAGCATGCCGTCGCGCTCCGCCGCCTCGATCATCGCGCGCCCGATGCGGTCCTTCACGCTCGCCAGCGGGTTGAAAAATTCCGCCTTCAGATAAACATTGGCCGGAATGCCCGTCGCGATGCGGTTGAGTTTGACGAGCGGCGTGTTGCCGATGGTGGCGACAATGTTCGGGAAAAGCGGTGTGGTGGACATGGCTGCAAACTCACACCCGCAGGACGCGCATCGTCAAGAACGCACGGAGGAGACGAAGAAAATCCCAAATCACGAAATCCCTTCCGGGCAAAGCGAGAAGCCGGACAATTTCAAAACATCACCAGCGTTAGAATCGGCGCCCACGCTGTTTGTTTATTGGGATTTCTCCCATTGGAATTTTTTTGGGATTTGGAATTTGGGATTTGTTATTTTCCAAGGACGTGCCTCAACGCCGCTTCCAGCCGGGCGTGGCGGAAGATGAAACCGGAATCGAGCAGCCGCTCCGGCATCAGGCGCTGGCTCGCCAGCAGCAGCCCGTCCGCGAAGGCGGCGCCGAATTTCAGGCGCAGCGCCCACGCCGGCGCGTTCAGCCAAGCTGCCTTGCCGAGCACGCGCGCAAGCGTCGCGGCAAACTCCGCGCCCGTCACCGGATTCGGCGAGGCCGCGTTGACCGGGCCTTCGCACGCCTGTGAAAGCACCGCATGGTAAA
This genomic stretch from Termitidicoccus mucosus harbors:
- the phoU gene encoding phosphate signaling complex protein PhoU, producing the protein MKRFFDTELETFRSQLVLMGEKAIEHVRLALRALTESDAVLAQNVISADDEIDQLEIAIDDEAVRYMNLRAPIATDLRLVIVGMKASHDLERVGDEATGIAKRAIRLAAEPPLKPYVDIPRMSSIALEMLRDALDCFLEADNQVKALSVIRRDPEVDQLNKQLYRELSSFMIERPDTISRALELMFISKSLERIADHATNIAEEMVYLAQARDIRHAPELKKT
- the purN gene encoding phosphoribosylglycinamide formyltransferase, which encodes MRIVILGSGRGSNAAAILEAAGQNRLGRARVVQIFSDKPGAGILALGPRFGVPAAHLDPGPFKTKFDEAGETRYIESIRTLDPGLVVLAGFMRILKPRFIDAFSRKIINLHPSLLPSFPGLDGIGQAWRRGVKITGCTVHYVTAEVDGGPIIDQSAVRIEESDTLETLEQKIHSAEHALLPSVIARLSAPPSQ
- the creB gene encoding two-component system response regulator CreB, translating into MSPILIVEDEPAIADTLIYALRTEGFEPVWRGTGREALAALDARLFALVILDVGLPDANGFELCKTIRARSSTPVLFLTARSDEIDRIVGLEIGGDDYVTKPFSPREVSARVKAILRRAKPRAAGDAHGSPAAVAAPPASAPPPVFEHDGDRCEIRFHGARLDLTRYEYRLLKALLSHPGRVFSRDELMTRAWEDPGASLDRTVDAHIKTLRSKLRASSSGADPIQTHRGLGYSLREI
- the creC gene encoding two-component system sensor histidine kinase CreC; translation: MTIRTRILLVYLLIVGGGFYYLLQRSLDGLAPRYLESMEESLADTVNILASAIEGVTDSDVIDPARLQSLFDGAYDRRFEALIYTMTKTRVDLRVYVTDAAGRVIYDSAGRDTGADFSTWLDVSKTLRGEYGARATHERRGDPSSFVIYIAAPVKSRADPARAIGVVSVGKPTASINALVEAARKRMFVAGLIGGGLILAVGIAFSIWITTPVTRLTAYARAVRDGRPASLPRLAGREVGELRQAFEEMRAALEGKTYVERYVQTLTHEIKSPLSAIRGAAEILAENPPPDAHDRFVGNIRTETARVQRIVDQLLQLAALESRKARAESAHIDLAAIARECAAAAEPAAQARGIALSLDAAPAPLRGDKNLLAQALSNLLQNAIEFTPAGGRIAFTVAPDPQTREVFARVEDTGPGIPDYAAGRLFDRFYSLPRPGSGAKSTGLGLSLVREIAHLHSGEIAVANRPDGIPGTRAELRLPRRAV
- the ndk gene encoding nucleoside-diphosphate kinase, encoding MQRTLIIFKPDCMEKKLVGTVLDRFERADFTILGIKMIRLTPELLREHYAHVADRPFYPNLEHFMNSRPVIVMALEGKGAIGRVREMLGPTDATKAPKGTIRGDFGTGSTVNVVHASDSVENGRIEIARFFKPEEIFG
- the cysK gene encoding cysteine synthase A, which encodes MSTTPLFPNIVATIGNTPLVKLNRIATGIPANVYLKAEFFNPLASVKDRIGRAMIEAAERDGMLKPGSVVIEPTSGNTGIALAFVCSQRGYKLILTMPETMSIERRVLLRMLGAEIVLTPGAEGMPGAIRRAGELMAQYGARAFMPQQFENPANPEVHRRTTAEEIWSALEGKVDAFVAGVGTGGTITGVAEVIKSRHPMKAFAVEPAASPVLSGGKPGRHKIQGIGAGFVPKNCNTAIIDEVVTVTDDDAFETARQLALQEGILGGISTGANVWAALRVASRPEFAGKNIVTVGCSFGERYLSTALAEKARQEVTI